The proteins below come from a single Pedobacter aquae genomic window:
- a CDS encoding lipopolysaccharide biosynthesis protein, giving the protein MKNLIVNSLDRKESYKTGTIGSQTIKGSIYSYLGIIIGFFSVTVLRSHGLGPEENGILDLILSFTMILAQLGSLGFFNASIRCFPYFRDETKNHNGFMFLLLAIPFVGLLLFTLLFYLGKSVLPVESNFTTLFQDYTPVILALTLGTVLFNALDTFNRTALLDAVTGSTLKEFVQKLTVAIAMGLMLYFTLPFPLFLWIWVLANLIPTVWIFIKLYRKKVFNLKPDFAFLNPEMVKMLSSVSLFAVLTGFTTMIIQYIDKIMINEMINTSLTGIYSITAFFGTVVLMPSRIMYRIGGIIIAEKWKVHDIDGIKSVYKKSCINQLLIAMLIFIGIWANIDNVFEMIPKEYEAGKYVILFISLSGLIEMATGFNGVIIATSKYYKYDTYFFLALIFITIATNYIFIPIWGITGSAMATALATLLFNFFRYLFLVIKFKMQPMGLNNLFILMIGLFTLFIIGYLPKQSFFVWDIILRSGIITLVYVSSIYVLKLAPEMNTIIDKYKTKLLS; this is encoded by the coding sequence ATGAAAAATTTAATCGTTAATAGCTTGGATAGAAAGGAATCTTATAAAACAGGCACTATTGGCTCGCAAACCATTAAAGGAAGCATTTATTCTTACTTAGGAATCATCATTGGCTTTTTTAGTGTTACTGTTTTACGTTCTCACGGATTGGGGCCTGAAGAAAATGGAATTTTAGATTTAATTCTGTCTTTCACCATGATTTTGGCCCAACTGGGTTCTTTAGGCTTTTTCAATGCCAGTATCAGATGCTTCCCCTATTTTAGAGACGAAACAAAAAACCACAACGGTTTTATGTTTTTATTACTAGCAATACCTTTTGTTGGACTTTTACTTTTCACCTTACTTTTTTACTTAGGTAAATCTGTATTACCTGTGGAAAGTAATTTCACTACGCTTTTTCAAGATTATACGCCTGTTATACTGGCACTTACTTTAGGTACGGTTTTATTTAATGCCTTAGATACTTTTAACAGAACGGCTTTATTAGATGCCGTTACGGGCTCAACACTAAAAGAATTTGTACAAAAACTTACCGTAGCCATAGCTATGGGTTTGATGCTTTATTTTACCTTACCTTTTCCATTATTTCTATGGATTTGGGTATTGGCAAATCTCATCCCAACTGTATGGATATTTATCAAACTGTACAGGAAAAAAGTTTTTAACCTCAAACCTGATTTTGCATTTTTAAATCCGGAAATGGTTAAGATGCTGAGTAGTGTGAGCTTATTTGCTGTGCTTACGGGTTTCACCACTATGATTATCCAATACATTGATAAAATCATGATTAATGAGATGATTAATACTTCCTTAACAGGAATATACAGTATCACAGCATTTTTTGGCACTGTTGTATTGATGCCTTCACGTATCATGTACAGAATTGGGGGCATCATCATAGCAGAGAAATGGAAGGTTCATGATATTGATGGGATAAAATCTGTGTACAAGAAAAGTTGTATCAATCAGCTTTTAATTGCTATGCTGATATTTATTGGCATTTGGGCCAATATTGATAACGTATTTGAGATGATTCCTAAAGAATACGAGGCCGGTAAATATGTGATTTTATTCATCAGCCTTTCTGGCTTAATAGAAATGGCAACCGGCTTTAACGGTGTTATCATTGCCACCTCTAAATATTATAAGTACGATACTTATTTCTTTTTAGCACTTATATTCATCACGATAGCTACCAATTATATTTTTATCCCTATTTGGGGGATAACCGGCTCTGCTATGGCAACAGCTTTGGCTACGTTGTTATTTAATTTCTTTAGATACCTTTTCTTGGTTATTAAGTTTAAGATGCAACCTATGGGCTTAAATAACCTTTTTATACTGATGATAGGCTTGTTTACCCTCTTCATTATTGGTTATTTACCAAAACAATCTTTCTTTGTTTGGGATATTATCTTACGCTCGGGTATCATCACTCTAGTATATGTAAGCAGCATTTATGTGCTTAAACTAGCTCCAGAAATGAATACCATCATTGATAAATATAAAACCAAATTATTAAGCTAA
- a CDS encoding pyridoxal phosphate-dependent aminotransferase, whose translation MKVSVLAETLIGSEIIKIAGEVNQMKAKGAQIANLTIGDFDAQLYPIPAELQSNIVDAYADFQTNYPPADGVLTLRESVSDFLKSRMGLDYAAKNEILISGGSRPLIYATYLALIDAGDKVVFPAPSWNNNHYVHLLGAHGISVATQPENNFMPTAAELKPHLKGASLLALCSPLNPTGTMFSEQGLREICELVIAENKSRTAGEKPLYILYDQIYAQLTFGEHQHVDPVTLFPELRDYTVFIDGSSKCFAATGVRVGWGFGPAEIIDKMKAIVGHMGAWAPKAEQVAMAKYLKDTLAVDTYLGDFKTRIQNSLDTLYKGINALKNEGFAVDAIEPMGAIYLTLKIDYLGKSTPEGEVLKSSIDLNFYLIKEANIALVPFSAFGTNDMCWYRASVGACSADEIAAKIPQLKEALAKLK comes from the coding sequence ATGAAAGTATCAGTATTAGCAGAAACCTTAATTGGGTCAGAGATTATAAAAATAGCAGGCGAAGTAAACCAAATGAAGGCCAAAGGAGCACAAATAGCTAATTTGACTATCGGTGATTTTGATGCTCAATTATATCCTATTCCTGCTGAGCTACAAAGTAATATTGTTGACGCTTACGCTGATTTTCAGACGAATTACCCACCTGCAGATGGTGTTTTAACTTTAAGAGAAAGCGTTTCTGATTTCTTGAAAAGCAGAATGGGTTTAGATTACGCGGCAAAAAATGAAATTCTGATTTCTGGAGGCTCTCGTCCGCTTATTTATGCCACTTATTTAGCTTTGATTGATGCCGGAGATAAAGTAGTTTTTCCTGCTCCATCATGGAATAATAACCATTACGTTCATTTATTAGGCGCTCATGGAATTAGTGTAGCTACCCAGCCTGAGAATAATTTCATGCCTACTGCTGCCGAGTTAAAACCACATCTAAAAGGCGCTAGTTTATTGGCTTTATGTTCCCCGTTAAACCCAACGGGTACTATGTTTTCTGAACAAGGGCTTAGAGAGATTTGCGAATTGGTAATTGCAGAAAATAAAAGCAGAACCGCAGGAGAGAAACCGCTCTACATCCTTTACGATCAAATATATGCTCAACTAACATTTGGCGAACATCAACATGTAGACCCTGTAACTTTATTTCCAGAATTAAGAGATTATACCGTTTTTATTGATGGTAGCTCAAAATGTTTTGCAGCAACAGGTGTAAGAGTAGGCTGGGGCTTTGGTCCGGCAGAAATTATCGATAAAATGAAGGCTATTGTTGGTCACATGGGTGCTTGGGCTCCAAAGGCAGAGCAAGTAGCTATGGCCAAGTATTTAAAAGATACTTTAGCTGTTGATACTTATTTAGGAGATTTTAAAACCCGCATACAAAATAGTTTAGATACACTCTATAAAGGTATTAACGCCTTAAAAAACGAAGGTTTTGCAGTAGATGCTATTGAACCTATGGGCGCTATCTACCTTACCTTAAAAATTGATTATTTAGGCAAAAGCACACCAGAAGGCGAGGTCTTAAAATCATCTATAGATTTAAATTTCTATTTAATAAAAGAAGCTAATATTGCTTTAGTACCTTTTTCTGCTTTTGGTACCAATGATATGTGTTGGTATAGAGCATCTGTTGGCGCTTGTTCTGCCGATGAAATTGCAGCTAAAATTCCGCAATTAAAAGAAGCATTGGCTAAGTTGAAATAA
- the argH gene encoding argininosuccinate lyase: protein MKLWQKNTSTNNLVETFTVGQDREMDLYLAAFDVLGSLAHTQMLESIGLMTKEDLDKVQHELKNIYREIADGNFTIEDGVEDVHSQVEMLLTQRVGEAGKKIHSGRSRNDQVLVDLKLFFRSQIQEMVLSTKELFDLLTQLAEQHQDKLLPGYTHLQIAMPSSFGLWFGAYAESLIDDLELMLAAFKISNKNPLGSAAGYGSSFPLNRTLTTQLLGFDTLNYNVVYAQMGRGKSERVVAQAMSSIAATLNRMAMDACLFMNQNFGFISFPDELTTGSSIMPHKKNPDVWELIRGRTNQLQALPNQIMMLTTNLPSGYHRDMQLLKETLFPAFNSLMSCLDMAKLMLKNIKIKDNILADDKYAYLFSVEVVNNLVLAGMPFREAYKKVGLDIEAGNFETDRKVNHTHEGSIGNLNLPEVKAMMQNLQAQFKFDKIEMAIDKLVK from the coding sequence ATGAAATTGTGGCAAAAAAATACATCAACAAATAATCTGGTAGAAACTTTTACGGTTGGACAGGATAGAGAAATGGATCTTTATCTGGCTGCTTTTGATGTTTTAGGTTCTTTAGCACATACCCAAATGCTTGAAAGTATTGGCTTAATGACTAAAGAAGATTTGGATAAAGTACAACATGAGTTAAAAAATATTTACCGGGAAATTGCCGATGGAAATTTCACTATAGAAGATGGTGTAGAAGACGTACACTCGCAGGTAGAAATGCTTTTAACCCAAAGAGTGGGCGAGGCAGGAAAGAAAATCCATAGCGGACGTTCTAGAAACGATCAAGTTTTGGTTGATTTAAAGCTGTTTTTCCGTAGCCAAATTCAGGAAATGGTGCTTTCTACAAAAGAGCTGTTTGATTTATTAACCCAGCTTGCCGAGCAACACCAAGATAAATTATTACCAGGTTATACACATCTTCAAATTGCCATGCCATCGTCTTTTGGTTTGTGGTTTGGAGCTTATGCGGAAAGCCTGATAGACGATTTAGAGTTGATGTTAGCAGCCTTTAAAATCAGTAATAAAAACCCTTTGGGTTCTGCTGCTGGTTATGGCTCATCTTTCCCTTTAAACCGTACTTTAACTACGCAATTATTGGGTTTTGATACACTAAATTATAACGTGGTTTATGCGCAAATGGGACGTGGTAAAAGTGAAAGAGTGGTTGCACAGGCTATGTCTTCTATCGCGGCAACGCTAAACCGTATGGCTATGGATGCTTGCTTATTTATGAACCAGAATTTTGGTTTTATCAGTTTCCCTGATGAATTAACAACAGGCTCTAGCATTATGCCTCATAAGAAAAATCCAGATGTTTGGGAGCTGATAAGAGGTCGTACAAACCAATTACAAGCTTTGCCAAATCAAATCATGATGTTAACTACCAATTTACCATCAGGTTATCATAGAGATATGCAATTGCTGAAAGAAACGCTTTTCCCGGCTTTTAATAGCTTGATGAGCTGTTTGGATATGGCAAAACTGATGCTGAAAAATATCAAGATTAAGGATAATATCTTGGCAGATGATAAATATGCTTACTTATTTAGCGTTGAGGTAGTAAACAATTTGGTTTTGGCTGGCATGCCATTTAGAGAAGCTTATAAAAAAGTAGGTTTAGATATCGAAGCAGGAAATTTTGAGACCGATAGAAAAGTTAATCATACCCACGAAGGCAGTATAGGAAACTTAAATTTACCAGAAGTTAAAGCCATGATGCAGAATTTGCAAGCACAATTTAAGTTCGATAAAATAGAAATGGCGATTGATAAATTAGTGAAGTAA
- a CDS encoding Fic family protein, protein MSRTIEIIDQLWTRLEALKPIKPEYKTKLDKKFRLEFNFNSNHLEGNTLTYGETELLLIFDDTKGNHTLREYEEMKAHDVAYLLVEEWAQDKESPLIEQKIKNLNEIILVRPFWKEAITPDGQNTRRLINIGNYKNHPNSVRLANGEIFHYTSPTDTPFEMQDLIKWYAEGEDNLHPVKLAAMLHYKFVRIHPFDDGNGRVSRLLMNYVLLKHNYPPIIIKSADKQNYLRALHLADVGDYEPFIEYISQQVKWSLEISIKAAKGETIDEQGDLEKKISVLKKKLKQDKEVKLKFDNSVLEKLVKKHIFPLAYEWEKGLKKFDQFFFSREVALNTEFGRVSGMEINEKLTNNFLNKLLLLINNNQKIIRIRFSSSYRKLKSVKDSGSFNGGFIEIQFHQNAYEISYSGSKTTISKLYDEELTKEEMESITNSIGNWFYTQIENAIELYNK, encoded by the coding sequence ATGTCAAGAACAATAGAAATTATAGATCAGTTGTGGACAAGACTTGAGGCTTTAAAACCCATAAAGCCTGAGTATAAGACTAAACTAGATAAAAAGTTCAGACTTGAGTTTAATTTTAATTCTAATCATTTAGAGGGGAACACTTTAACATACGGAGAGACAGAGCTTCTACTTATTTTTGATGATACAAAAGGAAATCATACTTTAAGAGAGTATGAAGAAATGAAAGCTCACGATGTTGCTTATCTACTTGTAGAAGAATGGGCGCAGGATAAGGAGAGCCCATTGATTGAACAAAAAATAAAAAATTTAAATGAGATTATACTTGTTAGACCTTTTTGGAAAGAAGCTATAACTCCTGATGGTCAGAATACAAGAAGACTCATTAATATTGGTAATTATAAGAATCATCCTAATTCTGTAAGGTTAGCAAATGGTGAAATTTTTCACTACACTTCTCCAACAGATACTCCTTTTGAAATGCAGGATCTTATAAAATGGTATGCTGAAGGAGAAGATAATCTGCATCCTGTTAAACTTGCTGCCATGTTACATTATAAGTTTGTTAGGATTCATCCTTTTGATGATGGTAATGGTAGAGTATCTAGATTATTAATGAATTATGTGCTTTTGAAGCATAATTATCCTCCTATTATTATTAAATCAGCCGATAAGCAAAATTATCTGAGAGCTCTGCATTTAGCAGATGTGGGAGATTATGAACCTTTTATAGAATATATCTCACAACAAGTAAAATGGTCTTTAGAGATTTCTATAAAAGCAGCAAAGGGAGAAACTATTGATGAGCAAGGCGATTTAGAAAAGAAAATATCAGTTTTAAAGAAAAAGTTAAAGCAAGATAAAGAGGTTAAGCTTAAATTTGACAATAGTGTTCTTGAAAAATTGGTAAAGAAGCATATTTTTCCTCTTGCCTATGAATGGGAAAAAGGTTTAAAAAAATTTGATCAGTTTTTTTTCTCTAGAGAAGTAGCTTTAAATACTGAATTTGGAAGGGTGAGTGGAATGGAAATAAACGAAAAGCTCACAAATAACTTTCTGAATAAACTTCTTCTTTTAATAAATAACAATCAAAAAATAATTAGAATCAGGTTTTCATCGAGTTATAGAAAATTAAAAAGTGTTAAAGATAGTGGTAGTTTCAATGGTGGGTTTATTGAAATACAATTTCATCAAAATGCGTATGAGATTTCTTATTCTGGTTCTAAAACAACAATAAGTAAACTTTATGATGAAGAGTTAACCAAAGAGGAAATGGAATCAATCACTAATTCTATAGGTAATTGGTTTTATACACAAATAGAAAATGCTATAGAGCTTTACAATAAATAA
- a CDS encoding M20 family metallo-hydrolase: MDLDILFQDALALLQRLIAIPSLSKEEAKTADEIAVFLQQRGINIHRKGNNIWAYNQHFDAKKPTILLNSHHDTVKPNQGYTRDPFLPEIIDGKLYGLGSNDAGGALVSLIATFLYFYPEENLKYNILIAATAEEEISGKEGLERIVPDLGKLEFAIVGEPTEMHLAVAEKGLLVLDCVTKGKSGHAARNEGENAIYNALKDIAWFRDYQFTKVSPTLGPIKTTVTIINAGSQHNVVPDECKFTVDVRVTDAYTNEEVLKIIRQFVDCEVIPRSTRLKPSSIPIDHPIVQAGMALGRKTYGSPTTSDQALLNIPSLKCGPGDSARSHTADEFIYVDEIEEGIKLYVKMISEII, from the coding sequence ATGGATTTAGACATTTTGTTTCAAGATGCTTTAGCATTATTACAAAGGTTAATTGCTATTCCCTCGTTAAGTAAAGAAGAGGCTAAAACAGCCGATGAAATAGCTGTTTTTTTACAGCAGCGAGGTATTAACATCCATCGTAAAGGAAATAATATTTGGGCTTATAACCAGCATTTTGATGCAAAAAAGCCAACGATATTGCTTAACTCTCATCACGATACGGTAAAGCCTAATCAAGGTTATACCCGCGACCCATTTCTACCAGAAATAATTGATGGAAAGCTTTACGGTTTAGGAAGTAATGATGCTGGAGGCGCTTTGGTATCTTTAATAGCTACTTTCTTATACTTTTATCCGGAAGAAAATTTAAAATATAATATCCTTATTGCAGCTACGGCCGAAGAAGAAATTTCTGGTAAAGAAGGTTTAGAGCGCATTGTGCCAGATTTAGGCAAACTAGAATTTGCTATTGTAGGAGAGCCTACAGAAATGCATTTGGCAGTGGCCGAGAAAGGTTTACTTGTGTTAGATTGTGTGACTAAAGGAAAATCTGGTCACGCCGCAAGAAATGAAGGAGAAAATGCTATCTATAATGCACTAAAAGATATTGCTTGGTTTAGAGATTATCAGTTTACAAAAGTATCGCCAACTTTAGGCCCTATCAAAACAACTGTAACCATTATTAATGCAGGTTCGCAACATAATGTGGTGCCAGACGAGTGTAAGTTTACAGTGGATGTTAGGGTAACAGATGCTTACACCAATGAGGAAGTTTTAAAAATCATCAGGCAGTTTGTAGATTGTGAAGTTATTCCTCGTTCAACACGGTTAAAGCCATCTTCTATCCCAATAGATCATCCTATTGTACAAGCAGGTATGGCTTTAGGTAGAAAAACTTATGGTTCGCCAACAACATCAGACCAAGCTTTATTAAATATCCCATCTTTAAAATGTGGTCCGGGAGATTCTGCCCGCTCACATACCGCAGATGAATTTATTTATGTGGATGAAATTGAAGAAGGCATAAAGCTATATGTGAAGATGATAAGTGAGATTATTTAA
- the proC gene encoding pyrroline-5-carboxylate reductase, which produces MDFKKSNQIAILGSGNIGLSLAKGLAQSGLYPASSITLTRRNIEALDEYKFQGFQVSADNVSASAQADIIVLAVLPQQLNQVLDQIAGQIDVSKHLIISVISGVSCEDIRNRLKKDVQVVRVMPNTAIAIKQSMTCISVGNASQENIELVKNIFNTVGICVVINEELMTSATALCACGIAFFLRSIRAASQGGVEVGFHAGEALKMAAQTAKGAADLLLQLASHPEHEIDKVTSPKGCTIAGLNEMEHNGFSSAMIKGIKLSAQKAGELYDKD; this is translated from the coding sequence ATGGACTTTAAAAAATCAAATCAAATAGCCATTCTTGGAAGTGGTAATATCGGTTTATCTCTGGCTAAAGGTTTAGCACAATCTGGTTTATATCCGGCATCTAGCATCACTTTAACCAGAAGAAATATTGAGGCTTTAGATGAGTATAAATTTCAAGGCTTTCAGGTTAGTGCAGATAACGTTTCAGCATCTGCGCAAGCTGATATTATTGTGTTAGCGGTTTTGCCTCAACAATTAAATCAGGTATTAGACCAAATTGCTGGGCAAATAGATGTAAGTAAGCATTTAATCATTTCTGTGATATCTGGAGTTTCTTGCGAGGATATCAGAAACAGATTGAAAAAAGATGTGCAAGTAGTAAGGGTAATGCCTAATACGGCTATCGCTATTAAGCAATCTATGACTTGTATTTCGGTAGGCAATGCATCTCAGGAGAATATAGAATTGGTAAAAAACATCTTCAATACAGTGGGTATTTGTGTGGTGATTAACGAAGAGCTTATGACATCAGCTACAGCTTTATGTGCTTGCGGAATTGCGTTTTTCTTACGTTCTATCAGAGCGGCTTCACAAGGTGGTGTTGAGGTTGGTTTTCATGCTGGTGAAGCTTTAAAAATGGCAGCACAAACGGCTAAGGGAGCGGCAGATTTGCTTTTACAGTTAGCATCGCATCCAGAGCATGAGATTGATAAGGTAACATCGCCGAAAGGCTGTACCATTGCCGGTTTAAATGAGATGGAGCATAACGGCTTTAGCTCGGCCATGATTAAAGGAATAAAATTATCAGCACAAAAAGCTGGCGAATTGTACGATAAAGATTAA